Proteins from a genomic interval of Actinoalloteichus hymeniacidonis:
- a CDS encoding AAA family ATPase — protein sequence MLLRFRVANHRSLRDEQELSLVAVRGRGQPKSDGPVPDTVRVAGIFGANASGKSNVLHALGCLRDAVEESHTRWPALGGTRRDRFLLDAGSAEEPTVFEVDLLVDGVRHTYGFEIDDSSVLAEWLYSYPNGSRRRMLFERDSSGFTFGRSLPGRNRAIVAMTRPNSLFLSAAASNQHEILLRVFRAVTGVSPVFHEGLDTSPSLARDWLGEDDDFFDTVNAWVRVADVGIGEVSVSEKVLGADDREKTRVLIEAFRKISGDDSLDDVPGESEEIRIPELRFRHHSASSTGAFLGFHQQSSGTRIWLAVLPLLLHAFNHGLTLVLDEIDSSMHPALSSTIIAAFKDPEINRTGAQLVFSTHDVSMLSGLLDGGLLARDEVWFTEKDREGATSLYPLSDFHPRAKENLERGYLQGRYGAVPFVDEQELRLVFAAKGD from the coding sequence ATGCTGCTTCGCTTCCGCGTGGCCAACCACCGTTCGCTGCGCGACGAGCAGGAGTTGTCGCTTGTCGCGGTACGAGGTCGGGGACAGCCGAAGTCCGACGGCCCGGTGCCGGACACGGTTCGGGTCGCGGGCATCTTCGGGGCCAACGCGTCGGGCAAGTCCAACGTGTTGCATGCGTTGGGCTGCCTTCGCGATGCTGTGGAGGAATCCCACACCCGTTGGCCTGCGCTCGGTGGCACTCGGCGCGATCGTTTCCTGCTCGACGCGGGCTCGGCGGAGGAGCCCACCGTGTTCGAGGTGGATCTCCTTGTCGATGGGGTCCGGCACACCTATGGGTTCGAGATCGATGACAGCTCGGTGCTCGCCGAATGGCTGTACTCGTATCCCAACGGATCGCGGCGTCGGATGCTTTTCGAACGTGATTCGTCCGGTTTCACCTTCGGTCGGAGCCTGCCCGGTCGTAATCGGGCCATCGTCGCGATGACCCGCCCGAATTCGCTCTTCCTCTCCGCTGCGGCAAGCAACCAACACGAGATCCTGCTGCGGGTGTTTCGCGCGGTGACGGGGGTCTCGCCGGTATTTCATGAGGGGCTGGACACCTCCCCTTCGCTGGCCAGGGACTGGCTGGGCGAGGATGACGACTTCTTCGATACCGTCAATGCCTGGGTGCGGGTGGCCGATGTGGGCATCGGCGAGGTCTCGGTGTCGGAGAAGGTTCTTGGCGCCGATGACCGAGAGAAGACCAGGGTCCTGATCGAGGCGTTTCGCAAGATCAGCGGCGACGACTCGTTGGATGATGTCCCCGGCGAATCGGAAGAGATCAGGATTCCCGAGCTGAGGTTTCGCCACCACAGTGCTTCGTCGACCGGGGCGTTCCTGGGATTTCATCAGCAGAGTTCTGGGACTCGAATCTGGTTGGCCGTCCTGCCGTTGCTGCTCCACGCGTTCAATCATGGTCTCACCCTGGTGCTCGATGAGATCGATAGCAGTATGCATCCCGCGCTGAGCAGCACGATCATCGCTGCCTTCAAAGATCCGGAGATCAACCGAACCGGCGCACAACTCGTGTTCAGCACCCATGATGTCTCCATGCTGAGCGGGCTGCTGGATGGCGGGCTGCTGGCCAGGGACGAGGTCTGGTTCACCGAGAAGGATCGGGAGGGGGCCACCAGCCTCTACCCGCTCAGCGACTTCCATCCCCGGGCGAAAGAAAACCTCGAACGGGGTTACCTGCAAGGGCGTTACGGAGCAGTTCCGTTCGTGGATGAACAGGAACTCCGCCTGGTTTTCGCGGCCAAGGGGGACTGA
- a CDS encoding DMT family transporter produces the protein MIRNTGSLVRMAVLASLFGSSFLLMKIALGSFSPAQITLIRLVLGAGVLLAICAARRIVLPREPRLWLIMTGAALLANTLPFTLFAVAEQTVDVGLSGVLNATTPLWALALAVALRRQRAVTGWNVVGVALGFIGVVLLLAPWQQADIHLFGAALCLAAAASYAVGYLYVERFLSGRGLKPVAMACMQLIAGSGLAVVAIPFMGRQPIDLALAPVVAIVVLGALGTGAAFVINHRLIADEGGAAASTVGYLLPLVSVLIGVLLLDERLALFQWAGMAVTLLGVALTRHRKSSAEATAPKPSERREQIVESEAAAG, from the coding sequence ATGATTCGCAATACGGGAAGCCTGGTGCGGATGGCCGTGCTGGCGAGCCTGTTCGGCTCCAGCTTCCTCCTGATGAAGATCGCACTCGGTTCCTTCTCGCCAGCCCAGATCACCCTGATCAGGCTGGTGCTCGGCGCGGGCGTCCTGCTGGCGATCTGTGCCGCCCGGCGCATCGTGCTGCCCCGCGAGCCCCGGCTCTGGCTGATCATGACCGGAGCGGCACTACTGGCCAACACGCTGCCGTTCACGCTGTTCGCGGTGGCGGAACAGACGGTCGACGTCGGATTGAGCGGGGTACTCAACGCGACCACCCCGCTGTGGGCGTTGGCGCTGGCGGTGGCCCTGCGGCGCCAGCGAGCGGTGACCGGGTGGAACGTGGTCGGTGTCGCCTTGGGCTTCATCGGGGTGGTGCTGTTGTTGGCACCCTGGCAGCAGGCCGACATCCATCTCTTCGGGGCCGCGCTATGCCTGGCCGCTGCGGCCAGCTACGCCGTCGGCTACCTCTACGTCGAACGCTTCCTCAGCGGACGCGGCCTGAAGCCGGTGGCGATGGCCTGCATGCAGCTCATCGCGGGCAGCGGGCTCGCCGTCGTGGCCATCCCGTTCATGGGCCGCCAGCCCATCGACCTGGCCCTCGCACCCGTGGTGGCGATCGTGGTCCTGGGTGCGCTGGGCACCGGCGCCGCCTTCGTCATCAACCACCGCTTGATCGCCGACGAGGGCGGCGCGGCGGCCTCCACCGTCGGCTACCTGCTGCCCCTGGTGTCGGTGCTGATCGGCGTGCTGCTGCTGGACGAGCGGCTGGCGCTCTTCCAGTGGGCGGGCATGGCGGTGACGCTGCTGGGCGTCGCCCTGACCCGACACCGCAAGTCCTCGGCCGAAGCGACAGCACCCAAGCCGAGCGAACGCCGAGAGCAAATCGTCGAGTCCGAGGCGGCGGCCGGGTGA
- a CDS encoding serine/threonine-protein kinase, which produces MSDEGRLVAARYRLDRRIGSGAMGVVWQGTDDRLGRVVAIKQLLLQPGLSPAETEEARQRAMREGRIAARLQHQNAIAVYDVADDNGQPCLIQEYLPSDSLATALTERGPLPPTEVARIGASVAGALAAAHAAGIVHRDIKPANILLGHNGEVKITDFGISRATGDVTVTKTGMLAGTPAYLAPEVAKGYDPGFGADVFSLGATLYAAVEGEPPFGTHENTLALLHLVAAGRINPPRQAGPLTALLMRLLRAEPIERPTMAQAREGMQAVAAGRPAPGPPMPVGTPRPTTNHAQPPATPANGPNATRLDARPVTDRPEPPRAAAAAPQAAARQPTNPPPRSTPPQASRTASPEPEEGFRGRAVLLTAVAVIAAALIGVLIAGVFFNGNDSRGSERPPSSSGSSSEAEAPPTDDPPAEDETSTDEGTPNRQIPREEVSLEDPPPSDEDEDEDGDEDEEDQEQSRPARSEALVSQYFGLLPGNYQQAYNLLGSEYQGSFDSYEGWWRDSVESVTITGGPNFDGGRVNVTLQFVRKDGAEVSENWGIEIVNEGGELRIGEVHN; this is translated from the coding sequence GTGAGCGACGAAGGTCGCCTGGTCGCAGCACGTTATCGACTCGATCGGCGCATCGGCAGTGGCGCGATGGGTGTCGTGTGGCAGGGAACCGACGACCGGCTCGGCCGAGTCGTGGCGATCAAGCAGCTGCTGCTCCAGCCTGGCCTGAGCCCGGCGGAAACCGAAGAGGCTCGGCAGCGGGCGATGCGGGAAGGCCGGATCGCCGCTCGCCTGCAACACCAGAACGCGATCGCCGTCTACGACGTCGCCGACGACAACGGTCAACCCTGTCTGATCCAGGAGTACCTGCCCTCGGACAGCTTGGCGACGGCGTTGACCGAGCGTGGCCCGCTCCCGCCCACCGAGGTCGCCAGGATCGGCGCCAGTGTCGCAGGCGCCCTCGCCGCCGCGCATGCCGCCGGGATCGTGCACCGGGATATCAAACCGGCGAACATCCTGTTGGGGCACAACGGCGAAGTCAAGATCACCGACTTCGGGATTTCCCGGGCCACCGGTGACGTCACGGTGACCAAGACCGGAATGCTCGCGGGCACCCCCGCCTATCTGGCGCCCGAGGTCGCGAAGGGCTACGACCCCGGATTCGGCGCGGATGTCTTCTCCCTGGGCGCAACGCTCTACGCGGCCGTCGAGGGCGAACCGCCCTTCGGCACCCACGAGAACACCCTGGCGCTGCTCCATCTCGTTGCAGCGGGCCGGATCAATCCGCCGAGACAGGCCGGTCCGCTGACCGCGTTGTTGATGCGGTTGTTGCGCGCCGAGCCGATCGAGCGCCCGACGATGGCCCAGGCCCGCGAGGGCATGCAGGCCGTCGCGGCGGGCAGGCCCGCACCCGGCCCGCCGATGCCCGTCGGTACCCCGCGTCCGACCACGAACCATGCTCAGCCGCCCGCAACGCCCGCCAACGGGCCGAACGCGACCCGGTTGGATGCCCGGCCGGTCACCGATCGCCCGGAGCCGCCCAGGGCCGCAGCAGCCGCCCCGCAGGCCGCTGCTCGTCAGCCCACGAACCCGCCGCCACGGTCGACGCCGCCGCAGGCCTCGCGGACCGCAAGTCCGGAACCCGAGGAGGGTTTCCGGGGCCGGGCCGTGCTGTTGACCGCCGTCGCCGTGATCGCCGCGGCCTTGATCGGCGTGTTGATCGCCGGAGTGTTCTTCAACGGCAATGATTCGCGGGGTTCCGAGCGGCCACCGAGCAGCAGTGGGTCGAGTTCCGAGGCCGAGGCCCCGCCCACCGATGATCCGCCTGCGGAGGACGAGACGTCGACCGACGAAGGGACTCCGAACCGGCAGATCCCGCGCGAGGAGGTCAGCTTGGAGGATCCCCCGCCGTCTGACGAGGACGAGGACGAAGACGGCGACGAAGACGAGGAAGACCAGGAGCAGAGCCGCCCCGCGCGCAGTGAGGCGTTGGTCTCCCAATACTTCGGTCTGCTTCCCGGCAACTACCAGCAGGCGTACAACCTGCTCGGCTCGGAGTACCAGGGGAGTTTCGACAGCTACGAGGGCTGGTGGCGAGACTCCGTGGAGTCGGTGACCATCACCGGAGGACCGAACTTCGACGGTGGTCGGGTCAACGTCACCCTGCAATTCGTCCGTAAGGACGGTGCAGAGGTCAGCGAGAACTGGGGCATCGAGATCGTCAATGAGGGCGGCGAGCTACGAATCGGCGAAGTGCACAATTGA
- a CDS encoding RloB family protein — translation MLLIRRKAQGGIPPHDRVWCLVDRDEHHTLAQAIHQAGRHGIDLAVSTPSFELWLPFHYNDQHAYLNDEAGGAEAARVPAALRQESRDRLSARRT, via the coding sequence ATGCTCTTGATTCGAAGAAAGGCTCAGGGTGGCATCCCGCCGCACGACCGGGTCTGGTGTTTGGTCGACCGCGACGAGCACCACACTCTGGCACAAGCCATCCATCAGGCAGGTCGACATGGGATCGACCTGGCTGTCTCAACTCCAAGCTTCGAGTTGTGGCTTCCTTTTCATTACAATGATCAACACGCCTACCTCAACGACGAAGCAGGTGGAGCGGAAGCTGCGCGAGTACCTGCCGCGTTACGCCAAGAAAGTCGAGACCGACTTTCCGCTCGCCGCACATGA
- a CDS encoding helix-turn-helix domain-containing protein translates to MTWMARSRILGDELRRHRNSCGLTLAELGARTGRGKSTIARWETGEKPIDRDDLLKILGALGITGPTESALLSLVGDLSQKSWYDEADMPKRLRDLAALESKATKITELAIAVVPGLIQTSAYAAAVLRGMGGPEDRILHRVENRIARQTVLAGSVQYTALLDELVLQRPVGGAEVMRAQLDQLATLSQQGNVTLRVLPVGLTHPGLTGAFILLEFAHGLPIVHIEQQRTSALLDRKAETAAYQATTSTLRAMAMDAEASRALIHQYADRWRDRAHGEHF, encoded by the coding sequence ATGACGTGGATGGCTCGATCTCGCATACTCGGCGACGAGCTGAGACGACATCGGAACAGCTGTGGTCTGACCCTGGCGGAGCTGGGAGCGCGGACTGGGCGCGGCAAATCGACCATCGCCCGTTGGGAGACCGGTGAAAAGCCGATCGATCGCGACGATCTGCTGAAAATCTTGGGAGCGCTAGGCATCACCGGCCCAACGGAGAGTGCGCTGCTCTCCCTAGTCGGCGATCTAAGTCAAAAATCTTGGTACGACGAGGCCGATATGCCGAAGCGACTCCGGGATCTGGCTGCGCTCGAGAGTAAGGCAACGAAAATCACCGAGCTGGCCATCGCGGTTGTACCCGGTTTGATTCAGACGTCGGCTTACGCAGCTGCAGTTTTGCGAGGTATGGGTGGGCCAGAGGATCGAATTCTTCATCGAGTCGAGAACCGGATTGCACGCCAGACGGTGCTTGCGGGTTCGGTCCAGTACACGGCCCTACTGGATGAGCTGGTGCTCCAACGGCCTGTCGGTGGGGCCGAGGTCATGAGAGCGCAGCTCGATCAGTTGGCAACGTTGTCTCAGCAAGGCAATGTGACGCTGCGCGTTCTTCCGGTCGGTCTTACACATCCCGGCCTTACGGGCGCTTTCATCCTGCTTGAGTTCGCGCACGGACTCCCCATCGTGCACATAGAACAACAGAGAACATCTGCGCTACTCGATCGCAAGGCCGAGACCGCCGCTTATCAGGCGACAACCTCGACGCTTCGTGCTATGGCGATGGATGCAGAAGCATCGCGAGCGCTCATCCACCAGTATGCCGACAGATGGAGGGATCGGGCCCATGGCGAACACTTCTGA
- a CDS encoding LysR family transcriptional regulator, which yields MLDVRRLQVLRAVVTGGSVSAAATELGFTPSAISQQLATLEREAGLPLLEKSGRGVRPTLVGSMLADRAKGILDGLADIEHELSDLRAGSTGLIRIRYFATAGVGLVPPAVAAFRQQNPDVRLELWLDDADPLADLRAGRADIALAVRNSSTVEEDSLRYLPLLDDPYRLVLPKGHRLASRRTIDMAELAQEQWVDPDRLHGPCREPVTVACAAAGFQPDYTVHTEDYATAQGLIAARLGIAIMPMIGLRTVHPGVVVRRLRKPEPTRSIMVVVRAAVAEQVVMQRMVAALKDAASA from the coding sequence ATGCTCGATGTGCGGCGTCTACAGGTGCTTCGGGCCGTCGTGACCGGCGGGTCCGTGTCGGCGGCCGCCACCGAACTGGGCTTCACCCCCTCCGCGATCAGCCAGCAGTTGGCCACGCTGGAGCGCGAGGCGGGGCTGCCATTGTTGGAGAAGTCGGGTCGCGGGGTTCGGCCCACGCTCGTGGGGTCGATGCTCGCCGATCGTGCGAAGGGCATCCTCGACGGCCTGGCCGATATCGAGCACGAGCTGTCCGACCTCCGTGCGGGCAGCACGGGATTGATCCGCATCAGGTACTTCGCCACGGCGGGTGTCGGGCTGGTGCCTCCGGCGGTGGCGGCCTTCCGGCAGCAGAATCCGGACGTGCGACTGGAACTCTGGCTCGACGACGCCGATCCACTCGCCGACCTCCGAGCGGGGCGCGCCGACATCGCGTTGGCCGTGCGGAATTCCAGCACCGTCGAGGAGGACAGCCTCCGCTACCTTCCACTGCTCGACGACCCCTATCGACTGGTGCTACCCAAGGGGCATCGCCTCGCGAGCAGGCGCACCATCGACATGGCCGAGTTGGCGCAGGAACAGTGGGTGGATCCCGATCGGCTGCACGGGCCCTGTCGGGAACCGGTGACCGTGGCCTGCGCGGCGGCGGGTTTTCAACCGGACTACACGGTGCACACCGAGGACTACGCCACCGCGCAGGGGCTCATCGCCGCCCGGCTGGGGATCGCGATCATGCCGATGATCGGGCTGCGAACGGTGCATCCCGGGGTGGTGGTGCGGAGATTGCGCAAGCCGGAGCCGACCCGGAGCATCATGGTGGTGGTGCGTGCTGCGGTCGCCGAACAGGTCGTGATGCAACGGATGGTCGCGGCCCTCAAGGACGCGGCATCGGCCTGA
- a CDS encoding DedA family protein, giving the protein MPDFVSNFVEYLASLDPAVFLVGLLVIMILETSLLVGLVVPGDVAVLIAAATLGWEYGLLIATIGFVGTLIGQSGGYLIGRLIGGRIKQSWIGRKMGRRRWAVAEQVATGDGARAMITTRFVAVVHSMVPVVAGTLGMSYLRFLRLATVGAALWAVVWTCFGLFIGGAGRAIGHEWGTLVFGALGVLVSGFVLWRSIAKRRAEHARNQESDQEAS; this is encoded by the coding sequence ATGCCCGACTTCGTGAGCAACTTCGTCGAGTACCTCGCCTCGCTGGATCCCGCCGTCTTCCTGGTCGGCCTTCTGGTCATCATGATCTTGGAGACCTCGCTGCTGGTGGGGTTGGTCGTGCCGGGGGATGTCGCGGTCCTGATCGCAGCGGCCACCCTGGGCTGGGAATACGGTCTGCTCATCGCGACCATCGGCTTCGTGGGCACGCTCATCGGGCAGTCCGGCGGCTACCTGATCGGCAGGCTGATCGGCGGCCGGATCAAGCAGAGCTGGATCGGCCGCAAGATGGGCCGACGGCGGTGGGCGGTGGCCGAGCAGGTCGCCACCGGTGACGGCGCGCGCGCCATGATCACCACCCGATTCGTCGCGGTGGTGCACTCGATGGTCCCGGTGGTCGCGGGCACCCTGGGGATGTCGTACCTCCGGTTCCTCCGGCTGGCCACCGTCGGGGCCGCGCTGTGGGCGGTCGTCTGGACCTGTTTCGGACTGTTCATCGGTGGCGCAGGCCGCGCGATAGGGCACGAGTGGGGCACGCTGGTGTTCGGCGCGCTGGGCGTGCTGGTCTCGGGTTTCGTGCTCTGGCGTTCCATCGCCAAACGGCGTGCGGAACATGCTCGGAACCAGGAGTCCGACCAAGAGGCATCCTGA
- a CDS encoding DUF397 domain-containing protein: MANTSETWKKSSKSTNESCIEVRHGSAAFGIRDSKDRTGGLLIVKRSAFEALLTAVKSGRLG; the protein is encoded by the coding sequence ATGGCGAACACTTCTGAAACCTGGAAGAAGTCGTCCAAAAGTACCAACGAAAGCTGCATCGAGGTCCGGCATGGATCAGCCGCCTTCGGGATCAGAGACAGCAAAGACCGGACCGGTGGTCTGCTGATCGTGAAGAGATCGGCTTTTGAGGCGTTACTGACAGCGGTGAAGTCGGGCCGGCTGGGCTGA
- a CDS encoding chorismate mutase → MNVASSDSAPSGPGEPAPEEIRALRTEIDYLDSEILRLVRRRIEVSQQVGKARMAAGGPRIVTNREMAVLARYRELGPDGRELAMALLKLGRGRLGGAGDRAE, encoded by the coding sequence ATGAACGTGGCTAGTTCCGACTCAGCACCCTCGGGACCGGGGGAACCCGCCCCGGAGGAGATCCGCGCCCTGCGCACCGAGATCGATTACCTCGACAGCGAGATCCTGCGTTTGGTTCGCAGGCGCATCGAGGTCTCCCAGCAGGTGGGCAAGGCCAGGATGGCCGCAGGTGGCCCACGCATCGTCACCAATCGGGAGATGGCGGTGTTGGCCCGATACCGCGAGCTCGGGCCCGACGGCCGGGAGTTGGCGATGGCGCTGTTGAAGCTGGGCCGCGGCAGACTGGGCGGCGCGGGCGACCGCGCGGAATGA
- a CDS encoding UvrD-helicase domain-containing protein, which translates to MSTLFELSPDASTSARPPRNVNSADLLAGLNPQQHQAVTHQGSPLLVVAGAGSGKTRVLTSRIGYLLAERDVHPGQILAITFTNKAAAEMKERVAGLVGPRANLMWVSTFHSMCARLLRRESRALRTLLAGEAADASANSNFSIYDSDDSKRLITQVARDLDLDSKRYPARTLSVHISNLKNELISPAEAAEQAADELQRKVAEVYAAYQRRLSSSNALDFDDLILRTVDLLQTFPDVAGHYRRRFRHIMVDEYQDTNHAQYVLVRELVGGATGDQGPAVPPAELCVVGDADQSIYAFRGATIRNIVEFERDYPEARTILLEQNYRSTQTILAAANAVIARNPDRRDKRLWTDSGDGEKIVGYVADNEHDEAAFVAREIDRLVDAGEVGNGDIAVFYRTNNQSRVFEEIFIRLGLPYRVVGGVRFYERREVRDALAYLRALDNPDDSVGLRRILNVPKRGIGDRAEAVVSVYAEQQGIGFSSALRAASDGRVTLLNSRAQKAIAGFVELMDGLRADLAAGSDVAEILEAVLERTGYRAGLENSDDLQDASRVENLTELVTVAREFVQQAQAAEATVESAESEVESQEAGTTASDPTEPAEDADLDAADAGAPAGSLAAFLERVALVADADSVPGAEEGSDGVVTLMTLHTAKGLEFPAVFCTGWEDGIFPHQRALGDAAEAAEERRLAYVGITRARQRLYLSRAVVRSAWGQPMTNPESRFLEEIPADLIDWRRVAPEQHAPQVASRWGSRSGSGSSFGGSGSAQASLASSGMRTTGFGGFGRGSAANAVPMKLDIGDRVSHDKYGLGKVVATDGSGPRTTATIDFGTAGRVKLMLIGNVPMTKL; encoded by the coding sequence ATGAGCACCCTGTTCGAGCTTTCTCCAGACGCGTCCACCTCCGCCCGGCCGCCCCGCAACGTGAATTCGGCGGACCTGCTCGCGGGCCTGAACCCACAGCAGCATCAGGCGGTGACGCACCAGGGGAGCCCGCTGCTCGTGGTCGCGGGTGCCGGATCGGGCAAGACCCGGGTGTTGACCAGTCGCATCGGATACCTGTTGGCCGAGCGCGACGTCCACCCCGGTCAGATCCTCGCCATCACCTTCACCAACAAGGCCGCCGCCGAGATGAAGGAGCGGGTCGCGGGCCTGGTGGGTCCTCGGGCCAACCTGATGTGGGTCTCGACCTTCCACTCGATGTGCGCGCGGCTGCTGCGTCGCGAGTCCAGGGCACTGCGAACCCTGCTCGCGGGCGAGGCGGCGGATGCCTCGGCGAACTCGAACTTCTCGATCTACGACAGTGACGACTCGAAGCGGCTGATCACCCAGGTAGCCCGTGATCTCGACCTGGATTCCAAGCGCTACCCGGCCCGGACCCTGTCGGTGCACATCTCCAACCTCAAGAACGAACTCATCTCGCCTGCGGAGGCCGCGGAGCAGGCCGCGGACGAGTTGCAGCGCAAGGTGGCCGAGGTCTACGCCGCCTATCAGCGACGGTTGAGCTCCAGCAACGCGCTGGACTTCGACGACCTGATCCTGCGCACCGTCGACTTGTTGCAGACCTTTCCCGATGTGGCAGGCCACTACCGGCGGCGTTTCCGGCACATCATGGTCGACGAGTACCAGGACACCAACCACGCGCAGTACGTGCTGGTCCGCGAGCTGGTCGGCGGCGCAACCGGCGATCAAGGGCCTGCGGTGCCGCCCGCCGAACTGTGCGTGGTGGGCGATGCGGATCAGTCGATCTATGCCTTCCGAGGCGCGACGATCCGCAACATCGTCGAGTTCGAACGCGACTACCCCGAGGCACGCACCATCCTGCTCGAGCAGAACTATCGGTCCACCCAGACGATCCTGGCCGCGGCCAACGCGGTGATCGCCCGTAATCCGGATCGTCGCGACAAGCGGCTGTGGACCGATTCCGGCGACGGCGAGAAGATCGTCGGCTACGTCGCCGACAACGAGCACGACGAAGCGGCGTTCGTCGCCAGGGAGATCGACCGGCTGGTCGATGCGGGCGAGGTCGGCAACGGCGACATCGCCGTCTTCTACCGGACCAACAACCAGTCCCGGGTGTTCGAGGAGATCTTCATCCGGCTCGGCCTGCCGTATCGGGTGGTCGGCGGCGTGCGGTTCTACGAGCGACGTGAGGTGCGGGACGCGCTGGCCTACCTGCGTGCGCTGGATAATCCGGACGACTCGGTGGGGCTGCGGCGCATTCTCAACGTCCCCAAGCGCGGAATCGGCGATCGCGCGGAGGCGGTCGTCTCGGTGTACGCCGAACAGCAGGGGATCGGCTTCTCCTCGGCATTGCGCGCCGCCTCGGACGGCCGGGTGACCTTGCTCAACTCGCGGGCGCAGAAGGCCATCGCAGGCTTCGTCGAGCTGATGGACGGGTTGCGGGCGGACCTGGCGGCGGGCAGTGACGTCGCGGAGATCCTGGAAGCGGTTCTGGAGCGGACCGGCTATCGGGCGGGGCTGGAGAACAGCGATGACCTGCAGGACGCCTCGCGGGTGGAGAACCTGACCGAGCTGGTCACCGTTGCGCGGGAGTTCGTGCAGCAGGCACAGGCCGCCGAGGCAACGGTCGAGAGTGCCGAGTCCGAGGTCGAATCGCAGGAAGCGGGCACGACGGCGAGCGATCCGACGGAGCCGGCCGAGGACGCCGACCTGGATGCGGCGGACGCGGGGGCGCCCGCAGGCTCGTTGGCGGCCTTCCTGGAACGGGTCGCCTTGGTCGCCGATGCCGACTCGGTGCCGGGCGCCGAAGAGGGCTCGGACGGCGTGGTCACGTTGATGACCCTGCACACCGCCAAGGGCCTGGAGTTCCCGGCGGTGTTCTGCACCGGCTGGGAGGACGGGATCTTCCCGCACCAGCGAGCCCTGGGGGACGCGGCCGAGGCGGCGGAGGAACGCAGGCTCGCCTACGTCGGGATCACCAGGGCGCGGCAACGGCTGTATCTGTCGCGGGCGGTGGTGCGATCCGCTTGGGGACAGCCGATGACCAACCCGGAATCACGTTTCCTGGAGGAGATCCCCGCCGATCTGATCGACTGGCGGCGGGTCGCGCCGGAACAGCACGCGCCGCAGGTCGCCTCCCGGTGGGGTAGTCGTTCCGGTTCGGGTTCCAGCTTCGGCGGTTCGGGCTCGGCGCAGGCCTCGCTCGCATCGAGCGGGATGCGGACGACCGGTTTCGGCGGCTTCGGCCGAGGTAGCGCGGCGAACGCGGTGCCGATGAAGCTCGACATCGGCGACCGGGTCAGCCACGACAAGTACGGCCTCGGCAAGGTGGTCGCCACCGACGGCAGCGGCCCACGCACCACGGCCACCATCGACTTCGGCACGGCGGGCCGCGTCAAGCTCATGCTGATCGGCAATGTCCCGATGACGAAGCTGTAG
- a CDS encoding PIG-L deacetylase family protein yields the protein MTITSGLPDDAAKSVLVVTAHPDDVDFAASATIAGWTACGVQVTYCICTSGDAGGGFDDTPRSEIAALRESEQRAAAGAVGVEDVRFLGYSDGRVVDSLELRRDISRVIRAVRPERVLTHSPEFNWERIAIGHPDHRAVGAATVAAVYPDARNPFAHPELAEEGLDAWTVRELWLSGGPAERTNHVVDVTATIDKKFAALAAHRSQTAHVPELMEQLRAAMAESGAALLPQGDSSTTRLAETFQVVDTA from the coding sequence GTGACCATCACCTCCGGACTTCCCGATGACGCCGCGAAATCCGTGCTGGTGGTCACGGCCCATCCCGACGATGTCGACTTCGCCGCCTCGGCGACCATCGCGGGCTGGACGGCGTGCGGCGTCCAGGTCACCTACTGCATCTGCACCTCCGGCGATGCCGGTGGCGGATTCGATGACACGCCCCGCAGCGAGATCGCCGCCCTGCGGGAGTCCGAGCAACGGGCTGCGGCCGGCGCGGTGGGTGTCGAGGACGTGCGCTTCCTCGGCTACTCCGATGGTCGCGTCGTCGACTCCCTGGAACTCCGTCGCGATATCTCCCGGGTGATCCGAGCCGTGCGGCCGGAACGAGTGCTGACGCATTCCCCCGAGTTCAACTGGGAACGCATCGCCATCGGGCACCCGGATCACCGTGCCGTCGGCGCCGCGACAGTGGCCGCCGTGTACCCGGACGCCCGGAATCCCTTCGCGCATCCCGAATTGGCCGAGGAAGGGCTCGACGCCTGGACGGTGCGGGAGCTGTGGTTGTCCGGTGGCCCGGCGGAACGGACCAATCACGTCGTCGATGTCACCGCCACGATCGACAAGAAGTTCGCGGCGTTGGCGGCGCACCGCTCGCAGACGGCGCACGTACCCGAGTTGATGGAACAGCTACGGGCCGCGATGGCGGAGTCGGGCGCGGCGCTGCTCCCGCAGGGCGACTCGTCCACCACGCGGCTGGCGGAGACCTTCCAGGTGGTCGACACCGCGTGA